GAAGCCGGCCACGTGCTCGTCGTCGAGCAGCACGTCGCCGTCCGGGTTGACCTGGGTGACGCGGCGGGACGCCTCGGCGGTCCAGTCCGGGTTGGCCTCGCTGAGCCGTTCGTCGAGCTCCCGCCGCGACGTACGACGGAGACAGCCGAGGCACACGACGAGCTCGAGGTTGCCGTGCAGCTCGACGACGTCGGTCGCGCCGCCGGCCTGGTGCAGGCCGTCGACGTTCTGGGTGAGCAGCCCGGTCATCAGGCCGGCTGCCTGCAGGTCGCCGACGCAGCGGTGCGCGGTGTTGGGCTCGGCCCGGCGGAACGTCCGCCATCCCAGCTGGCTGCGCGCCCAGTAGCGCTGCCGGGCCAGCGGCTCGGCGCGGTACACCTGGTAGGTCATCGGCAGCCGGGCCCGCAAGGCGCCGGAGGGACCACGGTAGTCCGGGATCCCGGACGCGGTCGAGATGCCGGCCCCGGTCAGGACGAGGACGTCACCGTCCGCGACGACGTCGCGCAGACGCTCCAGCGGTACGTCGCGCAGGTCGATCGTCTCGCGCACCCCGCCAGTCTGCCTGCCCGGCGACGGCCCCGCAGATCAGGACGTCTCCGCCTTGGCCGACCGCGACATGATCCGCCGCACTATCTCGGCCGGCGGCAGGCCGTCGTGCACCGCTGCGACGACGTGCTCGACGATCGGCATGTCGACGCGGTGCGCCCGGGCCAGCGCCAGGATCGACTCCGCCGACTTCACGCCCTCGGCGGTCTGCCGGGTCATGGCGATCACCTCGTGCAGTGACATGCCGTGCCCGAGGTTCTCGCCGAAGGTGCGATTGCGAGACAGCGGCGACA
This is a stretch of genomic DNA from Actinomycetes bacterium. It encodes these proteins:
- a CDS encoding NAD-dependent protein deacetylase, giving the protein MRETIDLRDVPLERLRDVVADGDVLVLTGAGISTASGIPDYRGPSGALRARLPMTYQVYRAEPLARQRYWARSQLGWRTFRRAEPNTAHRCVGDLQAAGLMTGLLTQNVDGLHQAGGATDVVELHGNLELVVCLGCLRRTSRRELDERLSEANPDWTAEASRRVTQVNPDGDVLLDDEHVAGFRVVDCTDCGGILKPDVVFFGENVPPAKVAHCRSLVERCRSLLVLGSSLAVMSGLRFVRQAHGLGKPVVIVNQGWTRGDDLATHKVDADLCAVLPALTTGQLSPAGGAA